ggacttgccgaattgccgcaaaattaaaaattttttttttttaattttcccaaaactaAAGGTTTTGATCAGAATcttaatgaaagaaaaattaaccattttaacactttttgagCTCCAAAAAGTATTGCGATTTACCGAGTATGACGACAAtgggaaatttgccgaatttgccgagttggccatgctcggcaaatttcaaaatttgccgcacgCCACTTGGGCTAGAAATGAGCTAAAAATTGCTGTGTTATAACAGAATTTTCAccgaattttcaccaaaatcgCTCAATTCCTCACTTTTTCAGTTGGTCACACACTGTTCACACGTCCAGCCTACCCACTGGTTCGTCTCCTCTGCGACATCATCGAGCACAGTGTTGTCCTCGATGAAGCCTTTGAGATGAAGTATGATGCTGCTCTCAGAGCATGTAATGTTTCCGACGAGAATCTTCGAGTCATGACTCAAATCTTGACAAAAATGACGCTCCAGCTGTCAACTGAAACTGGCGACTATGTCGGTGAGGACGGAGAAGTGATTGTTCGTCCGGCTCCAACAATCCGTAATCCTGGACGGAATTTCAAGTTTGTCGGGCTCGGAGCTCCGGCCGATCGATATTACTTCACTTCTGATGGAGTTGAGTTGACCGTCGCCGACTACTACCTCCAAAAGTATAACATTCGGCTTCGCTATCCAAATTTACCGTGTGTCCTGAAAAAAGCGCCGGAACAGTGTGGAAATAAGCATTCGGCGATGCCGTTGGAACTCGTCAGCTACATAGTCGTTCCGACGAGATACGGAGGATTTACGATGCCCGATATGAGGGCAGATATGATCAATAAGACTACGTATACAGCTCAGCAACGTGGAAAGCTTCTTCAACATATCATTGCTCAGAAGTCGCTGTCGGGAATCGAACCGCCCGTGTCGAACAACGATGATTACATGAAAAAGCATAAACTTGTCATGAAAAGGGAGCCGATCAGAGTTAAAGCCACAATCCTACCACCTCCAACTCTGGTTTATGGTGATTCTGTATTCCACGATGAGCATCATATCGGAGAATGGGAAGCTGTTACTCATGATCCACCGAGACAAGTTTTGGATGGTGCTGTGTTTCGGAGAAAACTCTATAAGTCTTCTGAGCAGCCGCTCATGAAGCGTCTCATGGGCTCGATTCTTCTGATTCAATCGCCGAGACAATGTAGAGATTTCGATTACAatcagtaagtttttttggaataatcagtttcaagaaaatttccagttcacaaaaaaaatcattttgcggagaaaatttgaattttctaccaacattttttcaggaaattttaatttctcgccaaaaaatttgtaataaaaatttttcaattcccattttaaaaaattctgaaaaaaattgaatttccttcaaaaaatgttccggaaaatttttaaattcccgccaaaatttaaatactcctacagtacccctacataATATCCCCCCACTAACCCAAAATCACGATCACTTCAGAATgcaaaactcatttttctaaaactacagtaataaaaatcacagtactactacagtacccctacagtactactacagtaccccgacaatATCCATCCACGGACTCCTACCTAATATctcatcaaaaaaatctcaattttcccaatctacagtactactacagtaccccgaccacaTCCCCCACTGATCCTAAACCAATATCCCTCCAAATGACAAAgactcaatttttctaaaactacagtaatcctacagtaccactacaatACTACCTCTACAGTAGTCCGATCAAATTCTCTTAAAGTGATATTGGgtaactacagtactactacagtaccccgaccatatccctaCACTAGCCCAAACTCATAAAgccttcaaaaatattttgccaaatctacagtaatcctacagaaCTATTACAGTACCCATACGTCATTAACCCATAATTAATATAACTTCAAAAGACAAGTACTCAATTAGtttaactacagtaatcctacagtaccactaccgtaccccgaccatatccctaACCTAGCCCAAACTCATAAACCCTTCAAAAGACAacaattcactttttctaaaactacagtacccctacagtacatCTACAGTATTAATACAGTACCCTGACCATATCCCCACTGATCCTAAACCAATATTCCTTCAAATGGCAAAgactcaatttttctaaaactacagtaatcctacagtactacccctacagtaacccgacaATAACCCCAATGTTCATCATATATATGTTACAGGCAAGGATATCACGCAATCATGAGAGCCATCGAAGACAGTGGTCAACCAGTGTTGTGGGCTGACGAGAATAAGCATTCGGCCGTGATCCAGGGAGAGCTCCAATTTAATCAAAATCAGCATGGAATCGAAGTAATTGAGCAATTCCTCCAAAATATCAAATCGACAATTGGCGAGTACGAACGAGACGGCGAAGTCATCGTTCCGATTGTTTTTGCCGTTTTCCAGGCGAGAGCCACTGTGTATTCTGGCAACAATAATGAGTATAATGATTATAGTGAGTACCTATTACGGAAACACGAAATtgtgagaatgcgtattaaacaacatatttgacgcgcaaaatatctcgtagcgaaaactacagtagttctttaaatgactactgtagcgcttgtgtgtcgatttatgggctcacttttcgaaaaaaaaattttttttcgaattttgacagcgttattaaatttttcttcgttttttcctatacctttgtcatttttgtgcgtatttttaatattttatccattaattaattaatttgattgaaaaccgTCCAATATTGGCGTAATTTTGATTATGATACTCCCACAAGCGTTTTTTACACTATTTTCCATCTATTGCCGTAATTGGCGggaaataatgcaaaaatacGCCTGTAGGAGTATTCTCATCGAAATGACGCCAATATTGGAcgattttcaatcaaatcaatttattaatggataaaatataaaaaatacgcACAAAACTGGCAAAGGTATaggaaaaaacgaagaaaaatttaataacattgttaaaattcgaaaaatgtgttttttgcgAAAAGTGAGCCCGTAAAACGacacacaagcgctacagtggTAATtaaaagggttactgtagttttcgctgcgagatattttgcgcgtcaaatatgttgtgcaatacgcattctcggGAATTTTGTGTGAGTTGCCTTGATTAATTTGtgtgaaatttccagatgttCTCAAGTATCTTGCCGATAACAAGTATGGAATCCACACTCAAGGAATTCTCGAGAAAAGTCTCGGAGTTGTTGGGGTAATAATTCGCATTTTTCTCGCTGTTaagtcaaaaaaaacaaaaacaaaaatggtttgaaattcagaaaaccaaaaaaaaacagcgaaaaaatcgtgaatgattgaaaaaatccaagatCCAAgcgtgattttttaattttgactaATTTCGAACTGCGATCAagcagcgattcgctccgcccactgtCGAACCAATCAGCATCTTGAGAGATCCGCCTACTCTGCCTGATTGGTTGGAAAGTGGgcggaaaaaattgctgattggtcgcagatTTTAGATGTCTCGAAATCactttcttctaatttttttaaaatttatatttccggcaattgccggttttcaaaatttccggcaattccggcatttgccaattttcaaatttccggcaattccggcatttgccgattttcaaaatttccgacagTTCCGGCATTTTCGgggttttggaattttcggcaattccaGCATTTGCcggtttcggaaattttcggcaatttcggaatttgccggtttttggaatttccggcaattacGGTATTTACTGGTTTTGGGCACTTTCAGCAATTTCggcatttgccgatttttaaaatttctggcaattccagcatttgccgatttttaaaatttctggcaattccagcatttgccgatttttaaaatttctggcaattccagcatttgccgatttttaaaatttctggcaattccAGCATTTGCcggtttcggaaatttttggcatttatggaatttgccggtttttggaattttcggcaattcctGTAATTACTGGTTTTGGGCACTGTCAGAAATTCTGACAATTGCCggattcggaaattttcggtaattAACGGTTTCGGGAAGTTCCGGCACATCCGGAATatgccggttttgggaattttcggcgatttcggcatttgccgatttttaaaatttctagcaaTTCCGACATTTGCCggattcggaaattttcggtaattAACGGTTTCGGGaagttccggcaattccggcatttgccaattctcaaaatttccttcTATTTCGCTAATTGCcagttttgggaattttcggtAATTGTCGGTTTcggaaatattcgaaaattgccggttgtaaaaatttccagcaattttgcTAGTTGATGGTTTAGGacattttcgacaatttcccgcttgaaattaaaaaaaaaatcaatcatttttcttctttcagcCTTCACCAAAGAATTGCGCCCTAACCCGATTGATGGTGGAAAAAGTGCTCGGAAAAGTCGGAACCACTCATCGCAAGCTTGAACGCGGCGGAGCTCACAAGACATGGACAATTTTCACAGATCCCGCCAAGCCAACGCTAGTTCTCGGAATCGACGTTTCTCATCCATCGACTCGTGATCGTGAGACTGGTAATGTACTTCAGAAAATGTCTGCAGCGACCGTCGTCGGAAATATTGATCTAGATGTCACCGAATTCCGAGCATCTTCAAGAATTCAGGATACAGGTGTCGAGTGTCTGATCGATTTCTCGAAAGAGATCGATGAACGAATCGGAGAGTTCATAGATCACACTGGGAAACGTCCAGCACATATTGTTGTCTATCGTGACGGGCTATCAGAGGGAGATTTCCAAAAGTACCTGTTCGaggagcgcgtttgcattgAGGAACGATGCCTTAAAATCGACACCTCATTCCAACCATCAATAACGTATATCGTAGTTACCAAGCGACATCATACTCAATTCTTCCTAGAAGATCCGAGTCAAGGATACGAATCACAGGGTTACAATGTCCTACCGGGAACTTTAATCGAAGACGCTGTTACCACCAACAAGTACTACGATTTCTTCCTCTCCACACAGATCGGCAATGAAGGATGTTTCCGTCCAACTCATTACTATGTGCTTCACGATACGTGGACCGGGAAGCCCGACTCGTTCTGGCCGACTGTCACGCATGCGTTGACCTATAATTTCTGTAGATCAACGACCACTGTCGCGTTGCCAGCGCCGGTGTTGTATGCTCATTTGGCGGCGAAACGTGCCAAGGAGACGCTGGATGGAATCAATACGTACAAGTCGTTAGTAGTTTTGAAGTTAAAGTCATCAATACATCCAAAATCAATTGGGAAATTGAGTCAATTTGGAAAGAccacaaaaagtgaaaaaaatattttttaaaaatcgtgatttttggctaaattcgaactgcgaccaatcagcgattcgcccCGCCcaattttgaaccaatcagattGCGTGGGCGGAGTTTGAAGATATTTCGAAATTAAGAGTGTTTCATTCAACACTGTTTATCATACAAAAAGTATTACATTTATATTTTCggtaattccggcaattgccggtttaggatattttcagtaattgccgattttcaacatttccggcaattccgaaattgccggtttcggaaaattttggcaatttcggcattagccggtttttggaattttcggcatttaccgattttcaacatttccggcaatttcgttAGTTGACGGAAAAAACgcttttcctaaattttttcctttttttcctccTTGAATTTACGCCGAATTTTTATCCGAGAatctgaatttcccgccaaaacaaaaaaaaatttttcagaaatttcaaatttcccgagATTTACAATACATTTTTAAGGAATATTCATTTAtggaaaaactttcaaaaaaaattgcaaaattcctaaattttttgaaacatttttgaatatttacacttgtcccaaaaaagttttcgaaattaatagaaaaaaaaacattcgaaatCTCATAAtatcataatattttttcagagtaaaTAATATCTACTGCGACCTCGAATCATTCGGAGACCTCTGCGAAGTCAACAAGGACATGAATGTCAACGAAAAGCTCGAAGGAATGACATTTGTCTAATATGTTTCTTAATGATTTCAATCAACTGTTCCATTTTTCACGTTCTTTATTATATTTACCCTAACAACCAACCTTTAATCAACTAAAATGTACAAGTATTTCGACatcattttcccaattttctcaACTATTCCTTTACTTTTACACTTTAAATTGCCCCGAAATTGCTTATTTCTTGTtccatatttcaaatttcaaattctcggATTCTCACTTGCCCCTAATCccacaaaagttttaaaatttgccacaacaataataataaaccCCCAAGCAGTTCattcattctttttcaatcaacaaattatctactactactactactactacatCTCTTCCTgctccttcttcttcatcttcttcgatttttcgattccaAGACGTTTCAGGTCTTCGTCGTTGAACGACATGGCCGTGTTGCAATCATCGagactggaaaaaaaaatttgaagaaaaaaaaatcgataaatgccACGTGGCAGTGCTTACTTGACGTTCCAAGACTCGGAGATTGCATCGTCGAACTTGTTGCTTGGGGaacgactgaaaatttaaaatttgaattttttaggcGTTTTTATTGTCGAGACgtgaaattttccggttttccgggtctcgacacgagcgaaaaaatttgaatttttttcaaaaaaccctgCGGAAAagggtatgcgcctttaagatagtaatttccatttttttcttgttctgtAATAACAGTcccagacgcgaaattttgcaGTCTTCGCCCCAAAAAATACTGTACGAGGTcttgaaacgaaaatttcgTTGTTATTTGCGAAAATGtatatgcgcctttaaaaaagtgtactggaattttaatttgtgaaattttcgtcACTTATCGCTGTTTTTggataaaaactcaaatttgacAGTTAAGAatacattaaaattaaaaatgttcttggaaaaactctgaaaaatcgataaaaatacgaaaaattgaaaatacagtactctttaaaggcgcacaccttttcgcacCGTCTTGTACTGTTCTCTTGCGAAATTTTGCGGTTTTCGCGTCAATAATACTGTACGAGGTCTCGACAcggcaaatttttgttgttatttgcgaaaaggtgtgcgcctgtAAAGTACTGTAACTTTAAACTTTCCTCTCAGCGGGATTTTCGtccatttttcatagttttttgacaaaaacacTCAAATTcaactctgaaaaatcgataaaaattctaaaaaaattgaaattacagtaatctttaaaggcgcacacctttttcgcatttatcaaaattttgtgtgtCGTCgtggctacaaactacacaaactCACCTAGTCTTCGTAGATGGTGTCCCGGCGCCAGACGTTGGGTCATTATTCATGGTGAACGAGGATGTGATCGTTggcctgaaaaatattctagTTTTATTATGCATTCCACCAAATCGAGGCGCAGTGCGGTAAAGCGCGAAAGAGTACTCCAATTATTACCCTGGCGCGAAAGTTTGCGATTTTCGCTCCAAAAATACGgacctggtctcgacacgacaaattttgtgttaaatgcgaaaaggtgtgcgcctttaaagagtacagTAATTTCGAGCtcttatttttgtgaaatttttatcgatttttcaagtttttttttcacgatttgttaaaaattaagtgTTTTTCATGTTATGTtgtaaattaatatttttttcttcgaaaaaccaagaaaaatcgataacattTCCAACAAGTACACTTCtctaaaggcgcacaccccgCACACCCTggaaatttgtcgtgtcgagacctggcACTTTAATTTTAGCTTCTGTGTAATAGCAAGTCTAAAATTTACTCACTTGATGCCCGGTTTCTGATATCCTGAAGATTCGCCGTAGGTGAACACAATGTCGAgctgcaaaaattaataaattatatgGAATATGACTATTCGCGCTAAAAATACGATAcccggtcttgacacgacatACTTTTGTTCGACGCGAgagggtgtgcgcctttaaacagTACTGTAGTTACAAAATTTCGCGGCCACaagattttatcgatttttcatagttttttgttgaaaattagcttatttattgaaaaacttgaagaaaacacgaacatttttaataatggatgaaaattccaacaagagaaactacagtactcattaAATTAAAGGTGCATACCTTTTTGTCAAGGacttctggccttcctcattgcatttttcgcgctccattgacaatctgACGGACAAAGCGTTGGAAAATCGTGTaatccacacggacaaatacatttagttttacaactaaacgagccgcgacgcggcacgcaacgcgccgtaaatcgacaccggCCATGGCCGAGTCAACGTGGCCTAATTCGGCAAAACTCTTACATTTCAGTTTATGAGGAAAGCCGGAAGCGCGTCGtgaaaatttgtcgtgtcaagacccggtaccgtatttttttggtgcgaaaatttcaaaatttcacgtccggtgtgacgtcacagtgTTGAGACCAAGCTCACCGTATCGTTCTCCCGACGCTTCAAACGAACACATCTTCCGATTGTCACAGGAATCGCGGTTTGAATCAACGAATTTCGCAAATTCACCAGCTCCGCGTAGGTCATCGAGCCGAGCGTCAGACCTTGCAGAATCTTGCACGCCTTGTGATCGTTGAGATGACGCTCGTAGATCCACTTCAACGACATATTGATGATGTCGACCTTCTTAAAGTCCGGAATTCGTGCCGACAGACATGTGATCACCGTGTTCGTCGACAGGCTCAGAATTTCTTCGTAGGACAGGCGATTGGTCGAGTATGTGTCGTGAAGGATCGAGACGATATCGCGGACACTTTCATCGGAAATCAATAGAATCGTAGATGGAGAATGCgggatctggaaaaaaaagttattaaaaaaaaaatacttgtcTGCTATTTGCCCTGTACTAGTCCggtaccgcccgctaccgccagCTACCGGCCGCTCGAAAAATGACAGAGATTTGATGGCTGCGCGCAACTCGGTGCGCCGGCGGCGGCGAACTGCGTTTTTACCGTTTGGAAGCCACGcgtggaaattaaaaaaaatgaaatatgcGCCGACGCCGGCGGCAGTGCCTATTTGTGTGAGCTGCCGCCGCCGGCGCAagcaaataaaatttgcaatgGCGCAGTAGGGTGCGCCGGCGGCTGCGAAAAACGGTTACCGCCGCCGGCAAACTGCGTTTATACCGACTGTTTGGAAGCCACGCgtggaaactttaaaaaatccgcCGGCGCCAGCGGCGGCGCGTATTTGTGTGCGCTGGCGCAGTGGGATGCGCCGTCAACAACCACCCGTTACCGCCCACTACCGCCCGCTGCCGCCCGCTACCGACCGCTACAGCCCGCTACCGCTCGTCACCGCCGCTACCGGTTGTTAGTCGGCCGCTACttgcccgctaccgcccgctaccggcCGCTACCGGCAGCTACCGGCAGCTACTGCCCTCTACTTGCCCTCTACAGCCAGCTAcagcccgctaccgcccgcttcCGCCAGCTACCGGCCGCTAACCGGCCGCTACTACCCGCTACCTCCCGCTACCGCCTGCAACCCCCCGCTACAGCCCGCTACCGACAGCTAACGCCCGCTACCGCCGAATACCGCCATCTACCGCCCGCAACTCTCCCTCTGTCGCCGTTGCCACCGCTACCGCCCACTACAGCCCGCTACCGACAGCTAACGCCAGCTACCGCCGAATACCGCCATCTACCGCCCGCAACTCTCCCTCTGCCGCCGCTGCCGCCACTACCGCCCACTACAGGCCGCTATCGTTCAACCTACAGGTCGATAGTAGTAGTTAGAGGTCGATAGTAGTAGTTAGAGGAAAGTTATCGACCAGCTATTTGCCAGCTGCTCATCGCCCGGTAgtcgtattaaaaaaaatcaatattttcagagaggCTTGTTCAGGGCGAAAAGCCGGCGGGCGTGCTTCTCATTATCAGCACCACCGTCTCAAAAACTTACAGTTTTCAAGTTAGCAGTCACCAAATTAAGCACATCGACACAATTCCCCTTGGCCAGCTCCACCAATCTCTTCTCAACGTCCTCTTGCAACGTGACAATTTCAAAGTAGGAGATAGCCTTCAAGTCTTCGTGAAGGGTCGCCAGGCGGAAGGTCACCTGAATTCTTAAAGTAGGTACGAGGTAGGCCTAGGCGGAAAGCTTACCTTGCCAAAGTAGATATAATCCAAGACCCGCTTCACGCTGGTCTTGTCCAACGGTTGCATCTCCAAGACGAAGCATTTATTGGgctttcgaaatttttcggcgaaCGCAGGCGAGTAGGCGGCGAGCATCACCCAGTGTGCCGGAATCGATTCATCGTCAAAGCGGAGAGTGACGTCACAAAGTTCACGGGCGCCCGAGTAGT
This is a stretch of genomic DNA from Caenorhabditis elegans chromosome V. It encodes these proteins:
- the ergo-1 gene encoding Piwi domain-containing protein (Partially confirmed by transcript evidence); the encoded protein is MVEKVLGKVGTTHRKLERGGAHKTWTIFTDPAKPTLVLGIDVSHPSTRDRETGNVLQKMSAATVVGNIDLDVTEFRASSRIQDTGVECLIDFSKEIDERIGEFIDHTGKRPAHIVVYRDGLSEGDFQKYLFEERVCIEERCLKIDTSFQPSITYIVVTKRHHTQFFLEDPSQGYESQGYNVLPGTLIEDAVTTNKYYDFFLSTQIGNEGCFRPTHYYVLHDTWTGKPDSFWPTVTHALTYNFCRSTTTVALPAPVLYAHLAAKRAKETLDGINTYKSVNNIYCDLESFGDLCEVNKDMNVNEKLEGMTFV
- the ergo-1 gene encoding Piwi domain-containing protein (Confirmed by transcript evidence), translated to MKYDAALRACNVSDENLRVMTQILTKMTLQLSTETGDYVGEDGEVIVRPAPTIRNPGRNFKFVGLGAPADRYYFTSDGVELTVADYYLQKYNIRLRYPNLPCVLKKAPEQCGNKHSAMPLELVSYIVVPTRYGGFTMPDMRADMINKTTYTAQQRGKLLQHIIAQKSLSGIEPPVSNNDDYMKKHKLVMKREPIRVKATILPPPTLVYGDSVFHDEHHIGEWEAVTHDPPRQVLDGAVFRRKLYKSSEQPLMKRLMGSILLIQSPRQCRDFDYNQQGYHAIMRAIEDSGQPVLWADENKHSAVIQGELQFNQNQHGIEVIEQFLQNIKSTIGEYERDGEVIVPIVFAVFQARATVYSGNNNEYNDYNVLKYLADNKYGIHTQGILEKSLGVVGPSPKNCALTRLMVEKVLGKVGTTHRKLERGGAHKTWTIFTDPAKPTLVLGIDVSHPSTRDRETGNVLQKMSAATVVGNIDLDVTEFRASSRIQDTGVECLIDFSKEIDERIGEFIDHTGKRPAHIVVYRDGLSEGDFQKYLFEERVCIEERCLKIDTSFQPSITYIVVTKRHHTQFFLEDPSQGYESQGYNVLPGTLIEDAVTTNKYYDFFLSTQIGNEGCFRPTHYYVLHDTWTGKPDSFWPTVTHALTYNFCRSTTTVALPAPVLYAHLAAKRAKETLDGINTYKSVNNIYCDLESFGDLCEVNKDMNVNEKLEGMTFV
- the pei-2 gene encoding BTB domain-containing protein (Confirmed by transcript evidence), translated to MKDSCKVSKSTTNHRIDMNKSLDITAAIHHFESVSQFLRDDYSGARELCDVTLRFDDESIPAHWVMLAAYSPAFAEKFRKPNKCFVLEMQPLDKTSVKRVLDYIYFGKVTFRLATLHEDLKAISYFEIVTLQEDVEKRLVELAKGNCVDVLNLVTANLKTIPHSPSTILLISDESVRDIVSILHDTYSTNRLSYEEILSLSTNTVITCLSARIPDFKKVDIINMSLKWIYERHLNDHKACKILQGLTLGSMTYAELVNLRNSLIQTAIPVTIGRCVRLKRRENDTLDIVFTYGESSGYQKPGIKPTITSSFTMNNDPTSGAGTPSTKTSRSPSNKFDDAISESWNVNLDDCNTAMSFNDEDLKRLGIEKSKKMKKKEQEEM
- the pei-2 gene encoding BTB domain-containing protein (Confirmed by transcript evidence), with protein sequence MSLKWIYERHLNDHKACKILQGLTLGSMTYAELVNLRNSLIQTAIPVTIGRCVRLKRRENDTLDIVFTYGESSGYQKPGIKPTITSSFTMNNDPTSGAGTPSTKTSRSPSNKFDDAISESWNVNLDDCNTAMSFNDEDLKRLGIEKSKKMKKKEQEEM
- the ergo-1 gene encoding Piwi domain-containing protein (Confirmed by transcript evidence) yields the protein MRAIEDSGQPVLWADENKHSAVIQGELQFNQNQHGIEVIEQFLQNIKSTIGEYERDGEVIVPIVFAVFQARATVYSGNNNEYNDYNVLKYLADNKYGIHTQGILEKSLGVVGPSPKNCALTRLMVEKVLGKVGTTHRKLERGGAHKTWTIFTDPAKPTLVLGIDVSHPSTRDRETGNVLQKMSAATVVGNIDLDVTEFRASSRIQDTGVECLIDFSKEIDERIGEFIDHTGKRPAHIVVYRDGLSEGDFQKYLFEERVCIEERCLKIDTSFQPSITYIVVTKRHHTQFFLEDPSQGYESQGYNVLPGTLIEDAVTTNKYYDFFLSTQIGNEGCFRPTHYYVLHDTWTGKPDSFWPTVTHALTYNFCRSTTTVALPAPVLYAHLAAKRAKETLDGINTYKSVNNIYCDLESFGDLCEVNKDMNVNEKLEGMTFV
- the pei-2 gene encoding SAM domain-containing protein (Confirmed by transcript evidence), with amino-acid sequence MNNDPTSGAGTPSTKTSRSPSNKFDDAISESWNVNLDDCNTAMSFNDEDLKRLGIEKSKKMKKKEQEEM
- the ergo-1 gene encoding Piwi-like protein ergo-1 (Confirmed by transcript evidence), with the protein product MSYNNGGGGGGGGYRNDRDDRYHNNDRQNYRSSDQGRSGYNDDRRDNRYDDRRGSNNDRGCYDQHDRRGSSNDDRRGYRGYNQGGGGYQQQYSQDARYGSNQRNDNYGNNRGSHGGANMYSQNGGNRGGGGGRVGGGRTAAGMSNPGDLVGGADQPIHSVSKKSLRHNAQEFAVRPKTMVQDKGLGQKTTLLTNHTLVQLPQEPITLHVFNIEVFINGKSSNKRELCGPRFWEILKENKPTFGMPNQYIFNDVNMMWSTNKLRQSEGRTNNRRMNFVWKYVKQIKFGGNIEDEETMQLLSTLIDAIATQRARLPLAPPKYTVFKRLTYLICEEAYEPELPDVSLCHKLRIGTDARVGVSIAIRTNLRAGITACFDLGHTLFTRPAYPLVRLLCDIIEHSVVLDEAFEMKYDAALRACNVSDENLRVMTQILTKMTLQLSTETGDYVGEDGEVIVRPAPTIRNPGRNFKFVGLGAPADRYYFTSDGVELTVADYYLQKYNIRLRYPNLPCVLKKAPEQCGNKHSAMPLELVSYIVVPTRYGGFTMPDMRADMINKTTYTAQQRGKLLQHIIAQKSLSGIEPPVSNNDDYMKKHKLVMKREPIRVKATILPPPTLVYGDSVFHDEHHIGEWEAVTHDPPRQVLDGAVFRRKLYKSSEQPLMKRLMGSILLIQSPRQCRDFDYNQQGYHAIMRAIEDSGQPVLWADENKHSAVIQGELQFNQNQHGIEVIEQFLQNIKSTIGEYERDGEVIVPIVFAVFQARATVYSGNNNEYNDYNVLKYLADNKYGIHTQGILEKSLGVVGPSPKNCALTRLMVEKVLGKVGTTHRKLERGGAHKTWTIFTDPAKPTLVLGIDVSHPSTRDRETGNVLQKMSAATVVGNIDLDVTEFRASSRIQDTGVECLIDFSKEIDERIGEFIDHTGKRPAHIVVYRDGLSEGDFQKYLFEERVCIEERCLKIDTSFQPSITYIVVTKRHHTQFFLEDPSQGYESQGYNVLPGTLIEDAVTTNKYYDFFLSTQIGNEGCFRPTHYYVLHDTWTGKPDSFWPTVTHALTYNFCRSTTTVALPAPVLYAHLAAKRAKETLDGINTYKSVNNIYCDLESFGDLCEVNKDMNVNEKLEGMTFV